A portion of the Sus scrofa isolate TJ Tabasco breed Duroc chromosome 5, Sscrofa11.1, whole genome shotgun sequence genome contains these proteins:
- the NXPH4 gene encoding neurexophilin-4, which yields MRLLLPEWLFLLFGPWLLRKAASVQLPESRRPQYLELRPAEAAGGAPGHQLPAPPRSTDGLGTARAWSWAWPANHTGVLARVGTAGAPAQRTKRKPSIKAARAKKIFGWGDFYFRVHTLKFSLLVTGKIVDHVNGTFSVYFRHNSSSLGNLSVSIVPPSKRVEFGGVWLPGPAPHPLQSTLALEGVLPGLGPPLGITAAGPGLGGTLGGALAGPLGGALGVPGAKESRAFNCHVEYEKTNRARKHRPCLYDPSQVCFTEHTQSQAAWLCAKPFKVICIFVSFLSFDYKLVQKVCPDYNFQSEHPYFG from the exons ATGCGGCTGCTGCTGCCGGAATGGCTCTTCTTGCTCTTTGGCCCGTGGCTCCTGAGGAAG GCCGCCAGTGTCCAGCTACCAGAGTCCAGGAGGCCGCAGTACCTGGAACTTCGCCCTGCCGAGGCCGCAGGGGGCGCCCCTGGCCATCAGCTCCCGGCACCGCCGCGGTCCACCGATGGCCTGGGAACCGCCCGCGCCTGGAGCTGGGCCTGGCCGGCTAATCACACTGGGGTACTAGCCCGGGTGGGGACGGCAGGGGCGCCCGCGCAGCGCACCAAGAGAAAGCCGTCTATCAAAGCGGCCCGCGCCAAAAAGATCTTTGGCTGGGGAGACTTCTACTTCCGGGTGCACACTCTCAAGTTCTCCCTGCTGGTGACCGGTAAGATCGTGGACCATGTGAACGGTACCTTCAGCGTGTATTTCCGCCACAACTCGTCCAGCCTGGGCAATCTCAGCGTCAGTATCGTGCCGCCCTCCAAGCGTGTCGAGTTCGGGGGTGTCTGGCTTCCAgggcccgccccccaccctctgCAGTCTACACTGGCCCTGGAGGGGGTGCTCCCTGGGCTGGGGCCCCCGCTGGGGATAACGGCCGCAGGGCCTGGGCTAGGCGGCACCCTCGGGGGCGCGCTGGCGGGTCCGCTTGGGGGCGCTCTGGGAGTACCCGGGGCCAAAGAGTCACGCGCTTTCAATTGCCACGTGGAGTATGAGAAGACAAACCGCGCGCGCAAGCATCGCCCGTGCCTGTACGACCCATCGCAGGTGTGCTTCACCGAGCATACGCAGAGCCAGGCCGCCTGGCTCTGTGCCAAGCCCTTCAAAGTCATCTGTATTTTCGTCTCCTTCCTCAGCTTTGACTACAAACTGGTGCAGAAGGTGTGCCCAGACTATAACTTCCAGAGCGAGCACCCTTACTTTGGATAG